The Streptomyces achromogenes genome window below encodes:
- a CDS encoding universal stress protein, with translation MTDTPAHVPAGPIVVGTDGSPHARHAVLFALREAQLRGIGLRAVCAYDYTPARFTGYGWMAVPEGATTLYEQLHDVARQAVTETVHELRKQLGGPDVEVEIIAEAGRPAQVLLDASKDASLLVVGTRGSGAWGRLTLGSTSTEVVHHAHLPVVVVPADSRGASS, from the coding sequence ATGACCGACACTCCCGCGCACGTCCCGGCTGGTCCGATCGTGGTCGGCACGGACGGCTCCCCGCACGCTCGGCACGCCGTGCTCTTCGCTCTGCGCGAGGCGCAACTGCGCGGCATCGGTCTACGGGCGGTCTGTGCCTACGACTACACCCCTGCTCGTTTCACGGGCTACGGATGGATGGCCGTTCCGGAGGGTGCCACCACCCTTTATGAACAGCTCCACGATGTCGCCCGACAGGCGGTGACCGAGACGGTCCACGAACTACGGAAGCAGCTCGGCGGACCCGACGTGGAGGTGGAGATCATCGCTGAGGCGGGCCGACCGGCGCAGGTTCTGCTGGACGCGAGCAAGGACGCCTCTTTGCTGGTGGTCGGCACCCGCGGTTCGGGCGCCTGGGGGCGCCTCACGCTCGGATCGACCAGCACCGAGGTCGTGCACCACGCTCACCTGCCCGTCGTCGTCGTTCCGGCCGACTCCCGCGGCGCCTCCTCTTGA
- a CDS encoding glycoside hydrolase family 65 protein, protein MITHPAYTVEPWCLRESELDLDVLEQSESVFALANGHIGWRGNLDEGEPHGLPGSYLNGVFEFRPLPYAEAGYGYPESGQTIINVTNGKVIRLLVDDEPFDLRYGRLHHHERVLDFRAGVLHRRVEWTTPSGRTVRIRSTRLVSLTQRATAAIAYEVEAVDEEVRIVLQSELVANEQLPTREGDPRVSASLGAVLQHEEDFVQDSRLRLVHRTARSGLRVATAADHLIEGPPGTSTSAESGQDLSRLTVTSLLRPGQRLRVEKTVAYGWSGARSLPAVRDQVDAALAGAASTGWEGLLAEQRGYLAAFWAWADVELEGDTEIQQAVRFALFHVLQAAARAEERAIPAKGLTGPGYNGHCFWDAETYVLPMLTYTAPHAVGPALRWRHTTLPAALGRARQLGLAGAAFPWRTIDGDECSAYWPAGTAAFHINADIADAVVRYTAATGDLVFEREAGLELLVHTARLWFSLGHHDPHGVFHLDGVTGPDEYSAIADDNAYTNVMAQQNLRAAADAAERHPDLAASLGVDDEETAAWRDAARRIVLPFNKELGVHEQSAGFTSHQVWDFAGTPADRYPLLLHFPYFDLYRKQVIKQADLVLAMHLRGDAFTKEEKARNFAYYEPLTVRDSSLSAGSQAVMAAEVGQLRLAYDYVGEAAMMDLADLERNTRDGLHIASLAGTWTALVAGFGGMRHHGDALFFAPRLPEQISRLAFAVQFRQCCVHVDISHQQATYTLLAGAELEIHHHGRPLKVTRDVSRSGPIPAVPDLPEPQQPPSRGPTRRRWAGHNE, encoded by the coding sequence ATGATCACCCATCCTGCGTACACCGTCGAACCGTGGTGCCTGCGCGAGAGCGAGCTCGACCTGGACGTGCTGGAGCAAAGCGAGTCGGTGTTCGCACTGGCCAACGGCCACATCGGCTGGCGCGGCAACCTGGACGAGGGCGAGCCGCACGGGCTGCCGGGGTCCTACCTCAACGGCGTGTTCGAGTTCCGTCCACTGCCGTACGCGGAGGCCGGCTACGGATACCCGGAGTCCGGGCAGACGATCATCAACGTGACCAACGGCAAGGTGATACGGCTGCTGGTGGACGACGAGCCGTTCGACCTGCGTTACGGCCGACTGCACCACCACGAGCGGGTGCTGGACTTCCGCGCCGGGGTACTGCACCGCAGGGTCGAGTGGACGACTCCGTCGGGGCGCACGGTGCGCATCCGCTCGACCCGGCTGGTCTCGCTCACCCAGCGGGCGACCGCCGCGATCGCCTACGAGGTCGAGGCGGTGGACGAGGAGGTGCGGATCGTGCTCCAGTCCGAGCTGGTCGCCAATGAACAGCTTCCGACGCGGGAGGGCGATCCTCGGGTTTCGGCCTCCTTGGGGGCGGTCCTGCAGCACGAGGAGGACTTTGTGCAGGACAGCAGGCTGCGGCTGGTGCACCGCACGGCCCGCAGCGGGCTGCGCGTGGCGACGGCGGCCGACCATCTGATCGAAGGCCCGCCGGGCACTTCTACCTCCGCTGAGAGCGGCCAGGATCTCAGCAGGCTGACGGTGACCTCGCTGTTGCGGCCGGGCCAGCGACTGCGGGTCGAGAAGACGGTCGCCTACGGCTGGTCGGGCGCCAGGTCGCTGCCCGCCGTCCGTGACCAGGTCGACGCCGCGCTGGCCGGGGCGGCCAGCACCGGCTGGGAGGGCCTGCTCGCCGAACAGCGCGGATACCTGGCCGCCTTCTGGGCGTGGGCGGATGTCGAGCTGGAGGGCGACACCGAGATCCAGCAGGCCGTCCGGTTCGCGCTTTTCCACGTGCTTCAGGCAGCGGCTCGCGCCGAGGAACGGGCCATCCCCGCCAAGGGACTGACCGGCCCGGGCTACAACGGCCACTGCTTCTGGGACGCAGAGACGTATGTGCTGCCGATGCTCACCTACACCGCACCACATGCGGTGGGGCCGGCGCTGCGCTGGCGGCACACCACGCTGCCCGCCGCGCTGGGGCGGGCACGCCAGCTCGGCCTGGCGGGGGCTGCGTTTCCCTGGCGGACCATCGACGGCGACGAGTGCTCCGCCTACTGGCCGGCCGGCACCGCGGCGTTCCACATCAACGCGGACATCGCCGACGCGGTGGTGCGCTACACCGCTGCCACCGGTGATCTGGTCTTCGAGCGGGAGGCAGGACTGGAACTGCTGGTGCACACCGCCCGGCTGTGGTTCTCGCTCGGCCACCACGACCCGCACGGAGTGTTCCACCTGGACGGCGTCACCGGGCCGGACGAGTACAGCGCGATCGCCGATGACAACGCCTACACCAATGTGATGGCGCAGCAGAATCTGCGCGCTGCCGCCGACGCGGCCGAACGCCACCCCGACCTGGCCGCCTCGCTCGGCGTGGACGACGAGGAGACCGCGGCCTGGCGGGATGCTGCCCGGCGGATCGTGCTGCCGTTCAACAAGGAACTCGGCGTGCACGAGCAGTCCGCGGGCTTCACCTCCCACCAGGTGTGGGACTTCGCCGGCACCCCGGCGGACCGCTACCCGCTGCTGCTGCATTTCCCGTATTTCGACCTGTACCGCAAACAGGTGATCAAGCAAGCCGACCTGGTCCTGGCCATGCACTTGCGCGGCGACGCGTTCACCAAGGAGGAGAAGGCCCGCAACTTCGCCTACTACGAACCGCTCACGGTCCGGGACTCCTCACTGTCCGCCGGCAGTCAGGCCGTGATGGCCGCCGAAGTCGGCCAGCTGCGCCTGGCATACGACTACGTCGGCGAGGCCGCGATGATGGACCTGGCCGACCTGGAGCGCAACACTCGCGACGGCCTGCATATCGCCTCGCTGGCCGGGACCTGGACCGCGCTCGTAGCGGGCTTCGGTGGGATGAGACACCACGGGGACGCCCTGTTCTTCGCCCCGCGGCTGCCCGAGCAGATCAGTCGGCTGGCTTTCGCCGTGCAGTTCCGGCAGTGCTGCGTGCATGTGGACATCTCGCACCAACAGGCCACCTACACCTTGTTGGCGGGGGCGGAGCTCGAGATCCACCACCACGGCCGCCCGTTGAAGGTGACCAGGGACGTCTCTCGCAGCGGGCCGATACCCGCTGTCCCCGATCTGCCGGAACCGCAGCAGCCTCCCAGTCGTGGTCCGACCCGCCGCAGATGGGCGGGGCACAACGAGTGA
- the tal gene encoding transaldolase, which translates to MNPLKTLSDAGVSIWLDDLSRERLVSGSLADLVARDRVVGVTTNPTIFAKAITSGEAYDAQIRDLAARGVGVGEALRSLTTTDVRWACDVLRPVYDATDGVDGRVSIEVDPRLAHDTAATIAEARALWWLVDRPNLFVKIPAARQGLPAIAACLAEGISINVTLIFSLARYDEVMAAFLDGMERARDAGRELSGIGSVASFFVSRVDAEADARLDKTGTAQGAGLRGRVAIANARLAYQHYERVISSHRWQALEKAGAHPQRPLWASTSVKDPAYPDTRYVTDLVAPGVVNTMPEATLRAVADHGQVPADSVRTHYHDAQQVLEGLRAVGVDYVDLVQTLEDEGVSKFDASWEQLSEQLAETLRSRPAAQEGN; encoded by the coding sequence ATGAATCCCTTGAAGACACTGAGCGATGCCGGAGTGTCGATCTGGCTGGACGATCTCAGCCGGGAACGGCTGGTGTCCGGCAGTCTGGCGGACCTGGTCGCGCGGGACCGGGTGGTGGGGGTGACCACCAATCCGACGATCTTCGCCAAGGCCATCACGAGCGGCGAGGCGTACGACGCACAGATCCGTGATCTGGCGGCCCGCGGAGTCGGGGTCGGTGAGGCGCTGCGGTCGCTGACCACAACCGACGTCCGGTGGGCGTGTGACGTGCTGCGCCCGGTCTACGACGCGACGGACGGTGTCGACGGGCGGGTCTCCATCGAGGTCGATCCCCGGCTCGCGCACGACACCGCGGCGACGATCGCGGAGGCGCGGGCGCTGTGGTGGCTGGTCGACCGGCCCAACCTGTTCGTGAAGATCCCGGCCGCCCGGCAGGGCCTGCCGGCGATCGCCGCGTGCCTGGCCGAGGGAATCAGCATCAACGTCACGCTGATCTTCTCCCTCGCCCGCTACGACGAGGTCATGGCCGCCTTCCTCGACGGGATGGAACGCGCCCGCGATGCGGGCCGTGAGCTGTCCGGGATCGGCTCAGTGGCTTCGTTCTTCGTCTCCAGGGTCGATGCCGAGGCAGACGCACGCCTGGACAAGACCGGCACCGCACAGGGGGCCGGGCTGCGTGGCCGGGTGGCGATCGCCAACGCGCGGCTGGCCTACCAGCACTACGAGCGCGTGATCTCCTCACACCGCTGGCAGGCTCTGGAGAAGGCGGGCGCTCACCCACAACGTCCGCTCTGGGCTTCGACCTCCGTCAAGGATCCCGCCTACCCCGACACGCGGTACGTGACCGATCTGGTCGCGCCAGGCGTGGTCAACACCATGCCCGAGGCCACCTTGCGCGCGGTCGCCGACCACGGCCAGGTGCCGGCCGACTCGGTCCGCACCCACTACCACGACGCTCAGCAGGTTCTCGAGGGGTTGCGGGCAGTGGGCGTGGACTACGTCGACCTCGTGCAGACCCTCGAGGACGAAGGGGTGTCGAAGTTCGACGCCAGCTGGGAGCAGCTCTCCGAACAGCTCGCCGAAACGTTGCGGAGCCGGCCCGCAGCCCAGGAAGGGAACTGA
- a CDS encoding NAD(P)/FAD-dependent oxidoreductase, whose protein sequence is MSTNDACVIVGASLAGAKAAQTLREEGFDGPLVLIGDESERPYERPPLSKGYLTGKDAREQIYVHPPQWYAEHNVDLRLGMAVTAVDPAAREVTLADGKRVGYGKLLLATGSSPRRLPVPGADLKRVLYLRRVEDSDQIKEAFQSASRAVVIGAGWIGLETTAAARAAGVEVTVLEMAELPLLRVLGREVAQVFADLHRDHGVDLRFGAQLAEITGSAGAADGVRLSDGTRIDADVVIVGVGITPNIGLAQEAGLEVDNGIRVDERLRTSYPDIYAAGDVANAFHPLLGKHIRVEHWANALHQPQTAAKAMLGQQDAVYDRVPYFFTDQYDLGMEYAGYVEPGGYDQVVFRGDVAGREFIAFWLAGNRVLAGMNVNTWDVNDQLQALVRTAHPVDIHMLTDPQVPLEALLLSAQHR, encoded by the coding sequence ATGTCCACGAACGACGCGTGTGTGATCGTCGGGGCCAGCCTGGCCGGTGCCAAGGCCGCGCAGACCCTGCGCGAGGAGGGCTTCGACGGCCCGCTGGTCCTCATCGGGGACGAGAGCGAACGGCCCTACGAGCGGCCACCGCTGTCCAAGGGCTACCTGACGGGCAAGGACGCGCGCGAGCAGATCTACGTCCACCCGCCGCAGTGGTACGCGGAACACAACGTGGACCTGCGGCTCGGCATGGCAGTCACCGCCGTCGACCCGGCCGCCCGCGAGGTGACACTCGCCGACGGCAAGCGGGTCGGCTACGGCAAGCTGCTGCTGGCCACCGGATCCTCCCCGCGCCGCCTGCCGGTCCCCGGCGCGGACCTCAAGCGGGTGCTGTACCTGCGGCGGGTCGAGGACAGCGACCAGATCAAGGAAGCGTTCCAGTCCGCCTCACGGGCCGTGGTCATCGGCGCAGGGTGGATCGGTCTGGAGACCACTGCTGCCGCCCGCGCGGCCGGTGTGGAGGTCACCGTGCTGGAGATGGCCGAACTGCCGCTGCTGCGGGTCCTCGGCCGCGAGGTCGCCCAGGTGTTCGCGGACCTGCACCGCGACCACGGCGTGGATCTGCGGTTCGGCGCACAGCTCGCCGAGATCACCGGCAGCGCCGGCGCGGCGGACGGGGTACGGCTGTCCGACGGCACCCGCATCGACGCCGACGTGGTCATCGTCGGGGTAGGCATCACGCCCAACATTGGGCTGGCGCAGGAGGCGGGCCTGGAGGTCGACAACGGCATCCGCGTCGACGAACGGCTGCGCACCTCCTACCCGGACATCTACGCCGCCGGTGACGTCGCCAACGCCTTCCACCCCCTGCTGGGCAAGCACATCCGCGTCGAGCACTGGGCCAACGCACTGCACCAGCCGCAGACCGCCGCCAAGGCGATGCTCGGCCAGCAGGACGCGGTGTATGACCGAGTGCCGTACTTCTTCACCGACCAGTACGACCTGGGCATGGAGTACGCCGGATATGTCGAGCCGGGCGGCTACGACCAGGTCGTCTTCCGCGGTGACGTGGCCGGACGCGAGTTCATCGCCTTCTGGCTCGCCGGCAACCGGGTGCTCGCAGGCATGAACGTCAACACCTGGGACGTCAACGACCAGCTCCAGGCCCTCGTCCGCACCGCCCATCCAGTCGACATTCACATGCTCACCGACCCACAGGTGCCCCTCGAGGCTCTCCTTCTCAGCGCCCAGCACCGGTGA
- a CDS encoding dihydrolipoamide acetyltransferase family protein, whose protein sequence is MPEVLMPRLSDTMEVGTLSRWLTHEGAPVRKGDAIAEIETDKAVMELEAYDEGPLTRILVAEGTTVPIGTPLAVIGTEPQAAPDQPAPEQARQTAAPAPAPPARPTEGPAQTLPATAEPSAPARGDEQEVRTSPLARALARQHGIDITTLTGSGPGGRIIRADVDEAITRHGGQPGAIRPPTAPEPPAGLAAAHPTPAEQAEDDEEVPLSTIRRLTAQRLTQSTQQAPHFYLTTVIDAEPLLAFRADINAQLGEPGPRISVTDLLVKGCATALRTHPQANSSWDSTRILRHRRIHIGVAVALEDGLTVPVVHDADRKPLTQIAREAHALADNARAGRLALEDLSGGTFTISNLGTYGVDHFTAVINPPQAAILAVGAAQSQPVIRDGEVAVGTTMALTLSIDHRVLDGATAAAFLADLKTLLEHPLGIVL, encoded by the coding sequence ATGCCCGAAGTCCTCATGCCCCGCCTGTCCGACACCATGGAGGTGGGCACCCTGAGCCGATGGCTCACCCACGAGGGCGCCCCGGTCCGCAAGGGCGATGCCATCGCCGAGATCGAAACCGACAAGGCCGTGATGGAACTGGAGGCATACGACGAGGGGCCCCTCACCCGCATCCTCGTCGCCGAAGGCACCACCGTGCCCATCGGAACCCCTCTCGCCGTCATCGGAACCGAACCCCAGGCCGCGCCGGATCAGCCTGCACCTGAGCAAGCTCGGCAGACGGCCGCACCTGCCCCGGCACCGCCCGCAAGGCCGACCGAAGGCCCCGCGCAGACCCTCCCCGCCACCGCCGAGCCTTCCGCGCCCGCCCGGGGGGACGAGCAGGAGGTGCGCACCTCCCCGCTGGCCCGGGCATTGGCCCGCCAGCACGGCATCGACATCACCACGCTCACCGGCAGCGGCCCCGGCGGGCGCATCATCCGCGCGGACGTGGACGAAGCCATCACCCGGCACGGCGGACAACCAGGCGCCATCCGGCCCCCCACTGCACCCGAGCCGCCCGCCGGACTCGCAGCGGCGCACCCGACGCCCGCCGAACAGGCCGAAGACGACGAGGAAGTGCCACTGAGCACCATCCGCCGCCTCACCGCACAGCGCCTGACCCAGAGCACGCAGCAGGCCCCGCACTTCTACCTGACCACCGTCATCGACGCCGAACCGCTGCTCGCCTTCCGCGCCGACATCAACGCGCAACTCGGCGAACCCGGCCCCCGCATCAGCGTCACCGACCTGCTCGTCAAAGGGTGCGCGACAGCCTTGCGCACTCACCCGCAGGCCAACTCCTCCTGGGACAGCACCCGCATCCTGCGCCACCGCCGCATCCACATCGGCGTCGCCGTCGCCCTCGAAGACGGACTGACCGTCCCCGTGGTACACGACGCCGACCGCAAACCCCTGACTCAGATCGCCCGCGAGGCCCACGCCCTGGCCGACAACGCCCGCGCCGGCCGCCTCGCATTGGAGGACCTCAGCGGCGGCACCTTCACCATCAGCAACCTGGGCACCTACGGCGTCGACCATTTCACCGCCGTCATCAACCCGCCCCAGGCCGCGATCCTCGCCGTCGGCGCCGCGCAAAGCCAGCCCGTCATCCGCGACGGCGAAGTCGCCGTCGGCACCACCATGGCGCTGACCTTGTCCATCGACCACCGCGTCCTGGACGGCGCCACCGCCGCTGCTTTCCTCGCCGACCTCAAAACACTCCTCGAACACCCCTTGGGCATCGTGCTGTAG